In Dyadobacter sp. NIV53, a single window of DNA contains:
- a CDS encoding MutS family DNA mismatch repair protein, producing MENNQEINKKASAVFFETELQKASQSEAKAQKKFNTFAIARLFVFVGIVANIWAWNKMGGVIWSSAATALIILFFVLMKKQQAARRERDFQRNLQTVNEDELERLSFRFKRTDTGISFQEKNHSYATDLDIFGEYSLYRLLNRTRTAEGSKRLASWLKNHASLEDILMRQEASEEFKIQPEFRQNWEATALLHEHAAQQIGSFRHWSSETLPDDLSKSLKWRFWPFVTLIIAGLFFAKLIPVWVLVLSIGWHVVIMKRFQTTVQSITNRTTALGFTLIAYAELLENAESAPYQSRWWKERSALIKGSASALKQAGGLFERLDYRNNIFFSLFIGIPTLWDLHCLAGLEKWKSKHESHLNNWLNVLADIEAMNSLAGHAFAYPDYTTPQVTWENGVYIETQNMGHPLIPADKRVSNDFRMNGMGQTILVTGSNMSGKSTFLRTIGLNIVLAQVGAVVSATKFSCSPLRVFSSMRTQDSLEENTSSFYAELKRLRQLLEMADESDKSPVFYLLDEILKGTNSADRHRGAEALIRQLHTKKSAGLVSTHDLELGEWGATRDFVENFHFRSDVEDGKLHFDHKLYNGICRSFNASELMRMMGIDIDMTNQNAVS from the coding sequence ATGGAAAACAATCAGGAAATTAATAAAAAGGCATCTGCTGTTTTTTTTGAAACGGAACTACAAAAAGCAAGTCAGTCAGAAGCAAAAGCACAAAAAAAGTTTAACACATTTGCCATTGCGAGGCTCTTCGTATTTGTTGGGATTGTTGCCAATATATGGGCATGGAATAAAATGGGTGGCGTGATATGGAGTAGTGCTGCAACGGCTCTTATTATTCTTTTTTTCGTGTTAATGAAAAAACAACAGGCTGCCAGAAGAGAACGGGATTTTCAACGAAACCTACAGACTGTCAATGAAGATGAACTGGAAAGATTGTCATTCCGGTTTAAAAGGACAGATACAGGAATAAGTTTCCAGGAAAAAAATCACTCTTACGCTACCGATCTTGATATATTCGGGGAGTATTCGCTCTATCGGCTTCTTAACCGTACCCGAACTGCGGAAGGAAGTAAACGACTTGCCAGCTGGCTGAAAAACCATGCATCACTGGAAGATATTTTGATGCGCCAGGAAGCTTCGGAAGAATTCAAAATACAACCGGAATTCCGTCAGAACTGGGAAGCAACGGCTTTACTTCATGAGCACGCCGCGCAGCAGATCGGTTCTTTCCGTCATTGGTCTTCTGAAACCTTGCCTGATGATTTATCCAAATCATTGAAATGGCGATTTTGGCCATTTGTAACACTTATTATTGCCGGGTTGTTTTTTGCAAAATTAATTCCCGTTTGGGTTTTGGTTCTCAGCATAGGATGGCATGTAGTGATTATGAAGCGTTTTCAAACCACGGTGCAGTCTATCACGAATCGTACAACCGCATTGGGATTTACGCTGATTGCTTACGCAGAGCTTCTAGAAAACGCCGAATCGGCACCTTACCAATCGCGCTGGTGGAAAGAAAGATCAGCTTTGATCAAAGGTTCTGCTTCTGCATTGAAACAGGCAGGCGGGTTATTTGAAAGACTTGATTACCGTAATAATATATTTTTCTCACTCTTTATCGGAATTCCTACTTTATGGGATCTTCATTGTCTGGCAGGTTTGGAAAAGTGGAAATCAAAGCATGAGTCACATTTGAACAACTGGCTTAATGTATTGGCAGATATCGAAGCAATGAACAGCCTGGCCGGGCACGCTTTTGCTTACCCGGATTATACAACTCCTCAGGTAACATGGGAAAACGGTGTATATATTGAAACCCAGAACATGGGGCATCCGCTTATACCAGCAGATAAACGCGTTAGTAACGATTTCAGGATGAACGGAATGGGCCAGACTATACTGGTGACCGGTTCGAATATGTCAGGAAAAAGTACTTTTCTGCGGACTATCGGGTTAAATATTGTTCTGGCACAAGTAGGTGCAGTGGTATCGGCAACGAAATTCTCTTGCTCACCTTTGCGCGTGTTCAGCAGCATGCGTACTCAGGATTCACTGGAAGAAAATACTTCTTCATTTTATGCAGAACTGAAACGCCTCCGCCAGTTACTGGAAATGGCCGACGAAAGCGATAAGTCCCCGGTATTTTATTTATTGGATGAAATCCTGAAAGGAACAAATTCCGCAGACCGCCATCGTGGTGCAGAGGCTTTGATCCGTCAGCTTCATACCAAAAAATCAGCCGGGTTGGTTTCAACGCATGACCTGGAACTGGGAGAATGGGGTGCAACGAGAGATTTTGTTGAAAACTTCCATTTCCGTTCTGATGTAGAAGATGGCAAATTACATTTCGACCACAAATTATACAATGGAATATGCAGGAGTTTCAACGCTTCCGAATTAATGAGGATGATGGGAATCGACATAGATATGACAAATCAAAATGCCGTTTCTTAG
- the rseP gene encoding RIP metalloprotease RseP — MEVLIMAGQLILGLSILVGLHEWGHMAAAKMFGMRVEKYFIGFPPKIFSIQRGETEYGIGAIPLGGFVKISGMIDESMDTDAMSKEPQPWEFRSKPAWQRLIVMLGGIAVNVVVGVFIFIVIAYNEGEKILPASEVNKNGIVASSLAQEIGLKTGDKIVKVNGKSYSEFNEIVGSDVFLGSNSSYTVNRNGQELDIDIPNNLIEKLSELDEKGSFILPRMPFKIGEVIVKSNAEKAGLKTDDRIVSINGTNVQFFDEIQNELQKQKGKQINMVVQRGTQQIPLTAQVEPEGTIGFYPVSLLKFTTESYTLSKAISVGTKDAFGVVYNNIKGFGKIFRREVSASKALSGPIGIARMFGGVWDWQNFWRLTGLLSMVLAFMNALPIPALDGGHAVILSYEIISGRKPSDTFLENAQKVGMVLLLGLMAFAIFNDVWKVIF; from the coding sequence ATGGAAGTATTAATTATGGCAGGACAGCTCATTTTGGGTTTGTCCATTTTGGTAGGATTGCATGAGTGGGGGCACATGGCCGCTGCTAAAATGTTTGGAATGAGAGTTGAGAAGTATTTTATAGGCTTTCCTCCAAAAATATTCAGTATACAAAGAGGAGAAACAGAGTACGGCATAGGCGCTATACCATTGGGTGGCTTTGTGAAAATATCAGGTATGATAGATGAATCTATGGATACTGATGCCATGAGCAAGGAACCTCAGCCGTGGGAATTTCGCTCTAAGCCAGCCTGGCAGCGGCTGATTGTGATGCTTGGCGGGATTGCCGTCAATGTGGTGGTAGGTGTATTTATATTTATCGTAATTGCTTATAACGAAGGAGAAAAAATTCTTCCTGCTTCTGAGGTCAATAAAAACGGTATTGTCGCAAGCAGCCTCGCACAGGAAATAGGCCTAAAAACGGGTGACAAAATTGTAAAGGTCAATGGAAAGTCTTACTCGGAATTCAATGAAATCGTTGGTTCTGATGTATTTCTTGGCTCGAACAGCTCTTACACCGTCAACCGTAACGGACAGGAACTGGACATTGATATTCCTAATAACCTTATCGAGAAACTGTCAGAACTGGATGAAAAAGGAAGCTTTATTCTTCCCCGGATGCCTTTTAAAATCGGTGAAGTGATCGTAAAATCGAATGCTGAAAAAGCAGGTTTGAAAACTGACGACAGGATTGTTTCAATCAATGGAACCAATGTTCAGTTTTTTGACGAAATACAAAACGAATTACAAAAACAAAAAGGTAAGCAAATTAATATGGTTGTGCAGAGAGGTACCCAACAAATACCACTGACAGCCCAGGTAGAACCGGAAGGAACGATTGGATTTTATCCTGTAAGTTTATTAAAATTTACTACTGAAAGTTACACGTTATCCAAAGCCATTTCAGTTGGTACAAAAGATGCTTTTGGAGTTGTATATAACAACATTAAAGGTTTTGGTAAAATATTCCGAAGAGAAGTTTCGGCTTCAAAAGCACTTAGCGGGCCGATTGGAATTGCCCGTATGTTTGGCGGTGTTTGGGACTGGCAGAATTTCTGGAGGCTTACCGGCCTTTTATCAATGGTGCTTGCATTTATGAATGCGCTCCCTATTCCGGCTTTGGATGGTGGGCATGCAGTAATTCTTTCGTACGAAATTATTTCCGGGCGCAAGCCATCAGATACATTCCTTGAAAATGCTCAAAAAGTAGGCATGGTATTGCTTCTTGGCTTGATGGCATTTGCTATTTTCAATGATGTCTGGAAAGTTATATTTTAA
- a CDS encoding DUF6702 family protein: MKESEKGRKDEAGKYKGLPDNRFLLSRPAARLILLSSFLLFSLSPKHDYHVSVTQMQYNPALKAFEVSIRIFTDDFEKGLSEENSNRRFSIKNNDQNDPFVERYIRKNFLLADNQKKELTIRYVGKEEEEDATWIYLEIPFQGKLEGYKLHNSILMETFEDQVNMTNFKFTSDKKTFLFKKGQLVHSL; the protein is encoded by the coding sequence ATGAAAGAAAGTGAAAAAGGGAGAAAAGACGAGGCAGGAAAGTATAAAGGATTACCGGATAATCGTTTCCTGCTTTCCCGCCCGGCCGCCCGGCTCATTCTTCTTTCCTCCTTTCTCCTGTTTTCTTTAAGCCCTAAACATGATTACCACGTCAGTGTCACGCAGATGCAGTACAATCCTGCATTAAAAGCTTTTGAAGTTAGCATCCGGATATTTACTGACGATTTTGAAAAAGGGTTATCAGAAGAGAATAGTAATCGTCGTTTTTCTATAAAAAATAATGATCAGAATGATCCGTTTGTGGAACGATATATCCGGAAAAACTTTTTGCTTGCTGATAATCAAAAAAAGGAACTTACAATTCGTTATGTCGGTAAGGAAGAGGAAGAAGATGCCACATGGATTTATCTTGAAATTCCTTTTCAGGGGAAATTAGAAGGCTACAAATTACACAATAGTATTTTGATGGAAACGTTTGAAGATCAGGTGAATATGACTAATTTTAAATTTACTTCAGATAAGAAAACCTTCCTCTTCAAAAAAGGACAACTTGTGCATTCCCTTTAA
- the lon gene encoding endopeptidase La: MSDSDMDSLEIVPLGGPDGSDEPFELPNELAILPIRQTVLFPGMVIPVTVVRQKAIRLVKKIYRNSDINLRILGAVTQAKPNKEDPTAEDLYNVGTVAQILKMITLPDGNVTIIVQGRQRFEIKAIISEDPYLTASVQAIDDSFIAPTKKESKALLQSLRDGAHKIMRLNPEIPQEARIALDNIESPVFLIHFLSSNINVEVADKQKLLEEKNGHKQATLLLQYMMREIEMLELKREIQSKASSDIDQQQRDYFLRQQIKVLHDELGMDSPERDLDEIRLKASQKKWSDTVKNHFDKELNKLQRINPMAPEYPVTMNYLETLVDLPWGQYTKDNFDLVRAQKVLDSDHFGLEKVKERIIEYLAVLKLKGNLKAPILCLYGPPGVGKTSLGKSIAKALNREYIRMALGGVHDEAEIRGHRKTYIGAMPGKIIQNIKKAGSANPVFILDEIDKVSSDYRGDPSSALLEVLDPEQNSSFTDNYLEVEYDLSRVLFVATANSLDTIHPALRDRMEIIEMTGYTIEEKLQIAKRYLVPKQRKDHGLKSTDIKFDDTALVKIIEGYTRESGVRNLEQKVGAVVRKIAKSVAMDQEYPKTIKGEQVEKYLGAEIFDKDLYQDNDFAGVVTGLAWTSVGGEILFIETSLSRGKGGLTLSGQLGDVMKESAVAALSYLKANADRLGIDYRIFNHYDLHVHVPAGAVPKDGPSAGVTMVTSMASIFTQRRVKPFIAMTGEITLRGKVLPVGGVKEKILAARRAGVKEIILCVKNRKDIEEVAANYIKDLTFHYVDQIDEVLAIALLPEKVKNPINFIFPEEKKEKEESGFVTVEV, translated from the coding sequence ATGTCCGATTCGGATATGGATAGCCTTGAAATTGTCCCTCTCGGTGGCCCTGATGGCTCCGATGAACCTTTTGAATTACCTAATGAACTTGCCATATTACCAATAAGGCAAACCGTTCTTTTTCCAGGAATGGTAATACCGGTTACAGTTGTTCGTCAGAAAGCTATTCGTCTTGTAAAAAAAATATACCGTAATTCTGATATCAATCTGAGGATTTTGGGCGCTGTAACTCAAGCTAAACCAAATAAGGAAGATCCTACCGCAGAAGATTTATATAATGTAGGCACCGTAGCCCAGATCCTTAAAATGATCACTTTGCCGGACGGTAATGTAACTATCATTGTACAGGGAAGGCAACGTTTTGAAATTAAGGCTATTATCAGTGAAGACCCTTATCTGACTGCATCCGTACAGGCCATTGATGACAGCTTTATAGCGCCAACTAAAAAAGAATCAAAAGCATTACTTCAATCACTTCGGGATGGTGCGCATAAGATCATGCGCCTGAATCCGGAAATTCCCCAGGAAGCACGTATAGCTCTGGATAACATTGAAAGCCCTGTTTTTCTGATCCATTTCCTTTCTTCTAATATCAATGTAGAAGTTGCTGATAAACAGAAGCTGCTTGAAGAAAAAAATGGCCATAAACAGGCTACGCTTCTGTTACAATACATGATGCGTGAGATTGAAATGCTGGAATTGAAAAGAGAAATTCAATCCAAAGCCAGTTCGGATATAGACCAGCAGCAAAGGGATTATTTCCTTCGCCAGCAGATTAAAGTTTTGCACGATGAACTTGGAATGGACAGCCCGGAACGCGATCTGGACGAAATCCGGCTTAAAGCAAGTCAGAAAAAATGGTCGGATACAGTTAAAAACCATTTTGATAAAGAACTGAATAAATTACAGCGTATCAATCCAATGGCTCCCGAATACCCGGTGACCATGAATTACCTGGAAACGCTGGTTGATTTGCCTTGGGGACAATATACCAAAGACAATTTTGATCTTGTAAGAGCGCAAAAAGTACTGGATTCTGACCATTTCGGCCTTGAAAAAGTAAAGGAACGTATTATAGAATATCTGGCGGTTCTGAAGCTGAAAGGTAATCTGAAAGCTCCGATCCTTTGTTTGTATGGCCCTCCCGGAGTCGGTAAAACTTCTTTGGGTAAATCAATTGCCAAAGCATTGAACCGGGAATATATCCGTATGGCCTTGGGTGGTGTACATGATGAAGCTGAAATTCGCGGCCATCGCAAAACGTATATTGGCGCAATGCCGGGAAAAATCATTCAGAATATTAAAAAAGCTGGTTCCGCCAATCCTGTATTCATTCTGGATGAAATTGATAAAGTGAGTTCTGATTATCGTGGCGACCCTTCTTCTGCTTTACTGGAAGTGCTTGATCCCGAACAGAATTCATCATTTACAGATAATTACCTGGAAGTGGAATATGATCTTTCACGCGTATTGTTTGTAGCCACTGCCAATTCACTTGATACGATTCATCCTGCTCTGCGTGACCGCATGGAGATCATCGAAATGACGGGTTACACTATTGAAGAAAAATTACAGATTGCCAAAAGATACCTGGTTCCAAAACAACGGAAAGACCACGGATTAAAATCAACTGATATTAAATTCGATGATACTGCTCTTGTCAAAATTATAGAAGGATATACAAGAGAATCGGGTGTAAGAAATCTGGAACAAAAAGTAGGTGCTGTTGTCAGGAAAATTGCAAAGTCGGTAGCAATGGACCAGGAATATCCTAAAACGATCAAAGGAGAACAGGTAGAAAAATATCTGGGTGCTGAAATTTTTGACAAAGATCTTTACCAGGATAATGATTTTGCTGGTGTTGTTACCGGTCTTGCCTGGACTTCTGTTGGTGGAGAAATCTTATTTATTGAAACCAGCCTGAGCCGTGGAAAAGGCGGTTTAACATTGTCTGGTCAATTGGGTGATGTAATGAAGGAATCAGCAGTGGCTGCTCTTTCTTATCTGAAAGCCAATGCAGACCGCTTAGGAATTGATTACCGGATTTTCAATCATTATGACCTGCATGTACACGTTCCGGCAGGTGCAGTTCCGAAAGACGGGCCTTCTGCCGGTGTAACGATGGTTACGTCCATGGCGTCTATATTTACCCAGCGCCGCGTAAAACCTTTTATTGCGATGACGGGTGAAATAACATTAAGAGGAAAAGTACTTCCTGTTGGTGGTGTAAAAGAAAAAATACTGGCTGCACGCCGCGCAGGTGTAAAGGAAATTATTCTTTGTGTTAAAAATCGTAAGGATATTGAAGAAGTAGCTGCGAATTATATCAAAGACCTGACATTCCATTATGTTGATCAGATCGATGAAGTGCTGGCAATAGCACTTCTGCCTGAAAAAGTTAAAAATCCAATCAATTTTATTTTCCCTGAAGAGAAAAAGGAAAAAGAGGAAAGCGGGTTTGTTACGGTGGAAGTTTAA
- a CDS encoding tagaturonate reductase, whose translation MSLPQLSPLLLDQHPDLLPDFAKLLALPEKMIQFGTGVLLRGLPDYFVNKANQQGIFNGRIVVVKSTNSGGTDAFSDQKNIYSHSIRGIENGNQIDEIVINTAISRTLAASTSWKEILQCAHNPEIKIAISNTTEVGIQLTEDDLFASPPTSFPGKLTAYLYERFKAFNGTADAGMVIVPTELIVGNGTKLREIVLEQAKRHSLGDDFVYWLENYNRFCNSLVDRIVPGKPDAATIAELTERQGFKDDLLIVSEVYSLWAIEGDDHVRTVLSFAQADKGVVIAPNIDLFRELKLRLLNGTHTLASGLCYLQGLDTVRESMENPETAGYISNVMLTELAPAIPYELDLSVAEEFGNQVLDRFRNPFIRHQLIDITVQYTAKMKMRNIPTLLNHYQKTEEVPVLFAKGFAAFLQFMKPVLHKEGQYYGDRNGEPYSIRCDSAGYFDEKWKNAASPVDLAEQVMSDETLWGTDLTLLPGFADAVKGFMTMAVITE comes from the coding sequence ATGTCCTTACCACAACTTTCCCCACTGCTTCTGGATCAGCATCCCGACTTATTGCCTGACTTTGCTAAACTGCTTGCACTGCCTGAAAAAATGATCCAGTTTGGTACAGGAGTGCTTCTGCGCGGTTTGCCTGATTATTTTGTTAACAAAGCCAATCAGCAGGGGATTTTTAACGGAAGGATCGTTGTAGTAAAATCTACAAATAGCGGTGGAACTGACGCTTTTTCTGATCAGAAAAATATTTATTCGCATAGTATTCGTGGTATTGAAAATGGAAATCAAATTGATGAAATCGTTATCAATACTGCCATTAGCAGGACGCTTGCAGCAAGTACTAGCTGGAAAGAAATTTTACAATGTGCGCATAATCCTGAAATAAAAATTGCCATATCCAATACCACCGAAGTAGGAATACAGCTTACGGAAGATGATCTTTTTGCTTCACCCCCAACTTCTTTTCCAGGCAAACTAACAGCCTATCTTTATGAGCGGTTTAAGGCTTTTAATGGTACTGCGGATGCCGGAATGGTGATTGTACCCACGGAATTAATCGTAGGTAATGGCACAAAGCTCCGCGAAATCGTTTTGGAACAGGCAAAACGCCATAGTTTGGGTGATGATTTTGTTTACTGGCTGGAAAATTATAATCGGTTTTGTAATTCCCTGGTAGACAGGATTGTTCCTGGCAAACCCGATGCAGCAACAATTGCTGAGCTGACTGAAAGACAAGGATTTAAAGATGATTTATTAATTGTATCCGAAGTGTACAGTTTGTGGGCCATTGAAGGCGACGATCATGTCCGTACTGTTTTGAGTTTTGCACAGGCCGATAAAGGTGTTGTCATTGCTCCGAATATTGATCTTTTTCGTGAGTTAAAACTGCGTTTGCTGAATGGTACGCATACATTAGCTTCCGGGCTTTGTTATTTACAAGGACTGGATACTGTTCGGGAAAGTATGGAAAATCCTGAAACTGCGGGTTACATTTCAAATGTCATGCTGACCGAGCTGGCTCCTGCGATACCTTACGAACTGGATTTAAGCGTTGCAGAAGAATTTGGAAATCAGGTTTTGGACCGTTTCCGTAATCCGTTTATCCGCCACCAGCTGATTGATATTACGGTTCAGTATACTGCCAAAATGAAAATGCGGAATATTCCAACTTTACTGAACCACTATCAGAAAACGGAAGAAGTGCCGGTACTTTTCGCCAAAGGTTTTGCTGCATTTTTACAATTTATGAAACCGGTTCTGCACAAAGAAGGACAATATTATGGCGATCGTAATGGAGAGCCTTATTCAATCCGTTGTGATTCTGCCGGTTATTTTGACGAAAAGTGGAAAAACGCCGCATCGCCGGTTGATCTGGCTGAACAGGTTATGAGTGATGAAACTCTTTGGGGAACCGATCTGACTTTGTTACCGGGCTTTGCAGATGCTGTGAAAGGATTTATGACAATGGCTGTAATTACGGAATAA
- a CDS encoding alkaline phosphatase family protein gives MRNIKLIGFVYIIAYLYTPLSFGQSSHNNSVEIKSRNKTLIVFFDGLRPDYITKEQMPNLFAFKEDACFGSQHHSVFPTVTRVNSASYATGSYPGTHGILGNTIYIPEVNSVKAIGTGYGDLNRIPAATSGPILTAVSLGEILHSVGEKMMVFSSGTSGQAFLQNHKVNGAIVNPGLILPESFKNQVISEVGAIPKDSDVNDFERHKWITDALLKYGLTKEGPLVSAIWFSDPDAAAHSHGIGSDEAVDAIKYVDGQFGRILEALKAGNLTSQFNIIISADHGFVTHTGKQELADFLIERGLKKSKDSDDVVIAEGSVYVKNHDKNLIQNIVSVLHEQNWIGAVFTKPVNTGDVKGWVNGTLSFDAIHYNHPQRVGDILVAMNWDDRKNAKGHAGSDFSNGVAGHGGSSPYEINIALFAKGPDFKKSYYGELPTSNVDIVPTILSIYDIPVPSKMDGRPVSEFLKKNKDSKAGTAKKEILQTEVKYPWGSYELVLERTVSGKYAYINYAKATRTPAN, from the coding sequence ATGAGAAATATTAAACTAATTGGATTCGTCTATATAATAGCCTACTTATACACGCCACTCTCGTTTGGACAATCCAGTCATAATAATTCCGTAGAAATTAAGTCCAGGAACAAAACACTAATCGTATTCTTTGATGGCTTACGGCCAGACTATATAACAAAAGAACAGATGCCAAATCTGTTTGCTTTTAAGGAAGATGCATGTTTCGGTTCACAGCATCATAGTGTATTTCCTACTGTAACCAGGGTGAACTCTGCCTCTTATGCCACAGGTTCTTATCCAGGGACACACGGAATTTTGGGAAATACAATTTATATTCCCGAAGTAAATAGTGTCAAAGCCATTGGAACAGGTTACGGGGATCTCAATAGAATTCCCGCAGCAACTTCCGGCCCAATTCTGACGGCTGTTTCTTTGGGAGAAATATTACACTCAGTCGGGGAAAAAATGATGGTTTTTAGTTCAGGAACCAGTGGCCAGGCTTTTCTTCAGAATCATAAGGTAAATGGTGCCATTGTCAACCCCGGATTGATTTTACCAGAATCGTTTAAAAATCAGGTTATTAGTGAAGTAGGCGCAATTCCCAAAGATAGCGATGTAAATGACTTCGAAAGGCACAAATGGATTACGGATGCGTTGCTAAAATATGGCTTGACAAAAGAAGGCCCGCTGGTAAGTGCAATCTGGTTCTCTGATCCTGATGCCGCTGCTCACTCCCATGGAATTGGATCGGATGAAGCTGTGGATGCAATTAAGTATGTGGACGGACAGTTTGGCCGGATTTTAGAAGCTTTGAAAGCTGGAAATCTTACCAGTCAGTTTAATATTATTATTTCCGCTGACCATGGTTTTGTAACACATACCGGGAAACAGGAATTAGCTGATTTTTTAATAGAAAGGGGATTGAAAAAAAGTAAAGATTCGGATGATGTTGTAATCGCAGAAGGCTCAGTTTATGTTAAAAATCATGATAAAAACCTGATACAGAATATTGTTTCCGTGTTACATGAACAGAACTGGATCGGCGCTGTTTTTACCAAACCTGTAAATACGGGGGATGTAAAAGGCTGGGTAAACGGAACGTTATCATTTGATGCCATTCATTATAATCATCCCCAACGTGTAGGAGATATTTTGGTTGCTATGAATTGGGATGACAGAAAAAATGCGAAAGGTCATGCCGGGAGCGATTTTTCAAATGGTGTTGCCGGGCACGGTGGGTCCAGTCCATATGAAATAAATATTGCTCTTTTTGCAAAAGGCCCTGATTTTAAGAAGTCATATTATGGCGAATTGCCAACATCTAATGTGGATATTGTTCCAACGATTTTAAGTATTTACGATATTCCGGTTCCTTCAAAAATGGATGGAAGGCCTGTTTCAGAATTTTTGAAGAAAAATAAAGATTCAAAAGCCGGAACAGCGAAAAAGGAAATCCTGCAAACAGAAGTGAAGTATCCTTGGGGAAGTTACGAACTTGTATTAGAAAGAACAGTTTCAGGAAAATATGCATATATCAATTATGCCAAAGCCACAAGGACTCCGGCCAATTGA
- a CDS encoding DUF3784 domain-containing protein produces MIIPATILSLVFGSVGFIVTKNNAKYILSGYNTMSEQQRSKMDIDGYLSFFKYFHILLSVSLFVGTVLISFLNNNWASAFMLMYPLIAYLYLIIKGNSFYKYSDNRKLTSYFGCGILIIVIIIVGFTQLSSYKSNGLTFDDKVLEINGMYGMQIEKQNIFKLRLVDELPAISYKSNGFAAGDYAKGSFKAKNGKTIHLFVNKKLSQSLLLSTTDGDIYYNTDETNMNELYKKVEKWLRF; encoded by the coding sequence ATGATTATCCCTGCTACAATTCTTTCACTGGTTTTTGGCTCAGTAGGTTTTATTGTTACAAAGAACAACGCAAAATATATTCTGTCGGGTTACAACACTATGTCCGAGCAGCAACGCTCAAAAATGGATATTGATGGGTACCTCAGTTTTTTCAAATATTTCCATATTCTTCTGAGTGTTTCCTTATTTGTAGGAACTGTTTTAATCAGTTTCCTGAATAACAACTGGGCAAGTGCATTTATGCTTATGTATCCTTTGATTGCTTATTTATATTTGATCATCAAGGGAAATTCATTTTACAAATATTCAGATAACCGTAAACTGACTTCCTATTTTGGTTGTGGTATATTAATCATTGTAATTATTATTGTCGGTTTCACGCAGTTATCGAGTTATAAAAGCAACGGCCTTACTTTCGATGATAAAGTGCTTGAAATCAATGGTATGTATGGTATGCAAATCGAAAAACAAAATATTTTTAAACTCCGGTTAGTAGATGAACTTCCTGCAATTTCTTATAAATCGAACGGATTTGCTGCCGGGGATTATGCAAAGGGAAGTTTTAAGGCGAAAAATGGAAAAACAATTCATTTGTTTGTCAATAAAAAATTGAGTCAGTCTTTACTTTTAAGCACAACTGATGGTGATATTTATTATAATACTGACGAAACAAATATGAATGAACTCTACAAAAAAGTTGAAAAGTGGCTTAGGTTTTAA